In a single window of the Campylobacter hyointestinalis subsp. lawsonii genome:
- a CDS encoding SLAC1 anion channel family protein: MGRLANFHIMFFAVIMGLGGFGMAYKKLNEIMKFDDVGFVVFRVFVSAIFILIVFFYILKIFTNLDKVKEELSHPIKINFFATVPISMLILASLWQDVKFVYEILFYIGVVFQTYFTFYVISFWINKNLEIKHSNPAWFIPIVGNLIIIVGAKEIASWMWFYFSVAMFFWVVLFSLVFYRILFHDQLPSKFMPTLFIMIAPPAVGFLDYIKLTNSFDLVAIFLLNLAMFFTFLVIFMYKNFFNLKFFISWWAFTFPTAAVSIACFKAYEITNSIFFLNLANLIFILLVAMIVFISYHTIKNIVNQNICMPE; encoded by the coding sequence ATGGGTAGATTAGCAAATTTCCATATAATGTTTTTTGCTGTTATTATGGGGCTTGGCGGATTTGGAATGGCTTATAAAAAGCTAAATGAGATTATGAAATTTGATGATGTTGGTTTTGTAGTATTTAGGGTTTTTGTGAGTGCGATTTTTATATTGATAGTATTTTTTTACATATTAAAAATATTTACAAATTTAGATAAAGTCAAAGAAGAGCTCTCTCATCCTATAAAGATAAATTTCTTCGCCACAGTGCCTATTTCAATGCTTATTTTAGCGAGTTTATGGCAAGATGTTAAGTTTGTTTATGAGATTTTATTTTATATCGGAGTTGTTTTTCAGACATATTTTACATTTTATGTGATTTCATTTTGGATAAATAAAAATTTAGAGATAAAGCACTCAAACCCAGCGTGGTTTATCCCGATTGTTGGTAACTTAATAATCATCGTTGGTGCTAAAGAAATTGCTTCTTGGATGTGGTTTTATTTTAGTGTGGCAATGTTTTTTTGGGTTGTGTTGTTTTCGTTGGTATTTTATAGGATTTTATTTCATGATCAGCTTCCAAGTAAATTTATGCCAACGCTTTTTATTATGATAGCTCCTCCTGCTGTTGGATTTTTAGATTATATAAAGCTTACAAATAGCTTTGATTTAGTAGCTATTTTTCTTTTAAATTTGGCTATGTTTTTTACTTTTCTTGTGATTTTTATGTATAAAAATTTCTTTAATCTTAAATTTTTTATTTCGTGGTGGGCATTTACATTTCCAACAGCTGCTGTAAGTATAGCTTGTTTTAAAGCGTATGAGATAACAAATAGTATCTTCTTTTTAAATTTAGCAAATTTGATTTTTATTTTGCTTGTGGCTATGATAGTATTTATTAGCTATCACACTATTAAAAATATTGTAAATCAAAATATATGTATGCCAGAGTAG
- the ffh gene encoding signal recognition particle protein — translation MFELIGESLKSAVNKLKFVDDEKALKNALETLKKSLLKADVYHKVTKELVSLVESDMKKGAIGQKQFLDSIKSNLINILTAPNDGNKSSGFVFASNPPTIVLMAGLQGGGKTTTTIKLANYLKSRKKRVLVAAADLQRLAAVEQLRQLCSANEIELFSIDGDNNPVNVAKEALKKAKDGLYDVLLVDTAGRLAIDEALMNELKEIKSALNPHEIFYVADAMSGQDGVRTAASFNEALGITGVILSKFDADTKGGVAIGIAHQVGIPLRFVGVGEKVADLESFIPDRIVGRILGEGDLATLAEKASTIIDEKEAKKLNKKIKKGEFNFNDFITQLESVKKLGSMKSLIGMIPGLGNMANQLKDIDLDNSDQIKHIKAMINSMTPKERENPDLLNNARKRRIAAGAGLDQISVNRFLKQFSSAAKLAKKFSNKDSMKGFASMMANANRPR, via the coding sequence GTGTTTGAACTTATAGGCGAATCGCTGAAATCGGCTGTAAATAAACTTAAATTTGTTGATGATGAGAAGGCTTTGAAAAATGCGTTAGAGACGCTTAAAAAGTCGCTATTAAAAGCTGATGTTTATCATAAGGTTACTAAGGAGCTAGTATCTCTTGTAGAATCTGATATGAAAAAGGGTGCTATAGGTCAAAAACAATTTTTAGATAGTATAAAATCAAATTTAATTAATATTCTAACCGCTCCAAATGATGGAAATAAGAGCAGTGGCTTTGTCTTTGCCTCTAATCCTCCAACTATTGTATTAATGGCGGGTTTGCAAGGCGGCGGAAAAACTACAACTACTATTAAACTTGCAAATTATCTAAAATCAAGAAAAAAGCGTGTATTGGTCGCTGCTGCCGACTTACAGCGTCTAGCAGCGGTTGAGCAGCTTAGACAGCTTTGTAGTGCTAATGAGATTGAATTATTTAGCATAGATGGAGATAATAACCCAGTAAATGTAGCCAAAGAAGCACTCAAAAAAGCAAAAGATGGTCTTTATGATGTGCTTTTAGTCGATACTGCTGGGCGACTAGCGATTGATGAGGCTTTGATGAATGAGCTAAAAGAGATTAAATCAGCCTTAAATCCGCACGAAATATTCTATGTAGCTGATGCGATGAGTGGTCAAGATGGTGTTCGCACAGCAGCTAGTTTTAATGAAGCTCTTGGTATAACAGGGGTGATTTTAAGCAAATTTGATGCTGATACTAAAGGCGGAGTGGCGATAGGCATAGCTCATCAAGTTGGGATTCCACTTAGATTTGTAGGTGTTGGTGAGAAAGTGGCTGATCTTGAGAGTTTTATCCCTGATAGGATTGTAGGTAGAATTTTAGGCGAGGGCGACCTTGCTACCTTAGCTGAAAAAGCATCAACAATAATTGATGAAAAAGAGGCTAAAAAGCTAAACAAAAAGATCAAAAAAGGTGAATTTAACTTCAATGACTTTATCACTCAGCTTGAGAGTGTAAAAAAGCTTGGTAGTATGAAGAGTCTAATAGGCATGATACCAGGACTTGGAAATATGGCTAATCAATTAAAAGATATAGATTTGGATAATTCAGATCAGATCAAACATATCAAAGCTATGATAAACTCAATGACGCCAAAAGAGAGAGAGAATCCAGATCTTTTAAACAACGCTAGAAAACGCAGAATAGCAGCTGGTGCGGGACTAGATCAGATAAGTGTTAATAGATTTTTAAAGCAATTTAGTAGTGCAGCCAAACTTGCTAAGAAATTCTCTAATAAAGATAGTATGAAAGGTTTTGCATCTATGATGGCAAACGCAAATCGCCCTAGATAA
- the rpsP gene encoding 30S ribosomal protein S16, whose protein sequence is MATVVRLTRMGRKKRPFYRIVVTDSRKRRDSGWIESIGYYNPMVEPEVIKFDAQRLAYWKSVGAKLSDRVAQITK, encoded by the coding sequence ATGGCAACAGTAGTTAGACTAACAAGAATGGGACGCAAAAAAAGACCATTTTATCGTATTGTGGTAACTGATAGTAGAAAAAGAAGAGATAGTGGCTGGATAGAGAGTATTGGATACTATAATCCTATGGTAGAACCAGAAGTAATTAAATTTGATGCCCAAAGACTTGCGTATTGGAAAAGCGTAGGTGCTAAACTTAGCGATAGAGTCGCTCAAATAACAAAATAA
- a CDS encoding KH domain-containing protein, with the protein MVEEFLKEYAKLIADCPELIKVERVSLGENFDEIIVHASKADTGRLIGKDGKMINAIKTVIIGCKAKDPTSYRITVKAIEE; encoded by the coding sequence ATGGTTGAAGAATTTTTAAAAGAGTATGCAAAACTCATAGCAGATTGCCCTGAACTTATCAAAGTAGAAAGAGTTAGTTTGGGTGAAAATTTTGATGAAATTATTGTACATGCAAGCAAAGCTGATACCGGAAGGCTTATCGGTAAAGACGGCAAGATGATAAATGCTATTAAGACAGTAATTATTGGTTGCAAAGCGAAAGACCCAACCTCATATAGAATTACGGTAAAAGCTATTGAAGAGTGA
- the rimM gene encoding ribosome maturation factor RimM (Essential for efficient processing of 16S rRNA), which translates to MKSDFVEVCVLGKTVGLKGAVKLHNRSDFPEQFKKDAKFYDKKGKEFIIKSFDKTNSLVVFQNYEDIELAKSLVNTVLYRTIEDTKRFCKLKQDEFFYFDIIGCFVYEDDTLLGEILDIIEVGSGFLFSIQTAANLVSKGLSTQFYIPYLDNFIIDVNIDLKKIQVKNSIQILYNS; encoded by the coding sequence TTGAAGAGTGATTTTGTAGAGGTTTGCGTACTTGGAAAAACTGTTGGTTTAAAAGGAGCTGTGAAGCTCCATAACCGCAGCGACTTTCCAGAGCAATTTAAAAAAGATGCTAAATTTTATGATAAAAAAGGTAAAGAATTTATCATAAAAAGCTTTGATAAGACAAATTCTCTCGTGGTATTTCAAAATTATGAAGATATAGAACTAGCCAAAAGTTTGGTAAATACTGTTTTGTATAGGACTATAGAAGATACAAAGCGTTTTTGTAAATTAAAACAAGATGAGTTTTTTTACTTTGATATTATAGGTTGTTTTGTATATGAAGATGATACCTTACTCGGTGAAATTTTGGATATCATAGAAGTTGGTAGCGGATTTTTATTTAGTATCCAAACGGCTGCAAATCTTGTTTCTAAAGGTTTAAGTACTCAGTTTTATATACCGTATCTTGATAACTTTATAATAGATGTAAATATCGATTTAAAAAAGATACAAGTTAAAAATTCGATTCAGATTCTTTATAATTCATAA
- the trmD gene encoding tRNA (guanosine(37)-N1)-methyltransferase TrmD, which produces MRFNFITIFPNLVEPYFKDSILGRAVNNSIVKLKFINPRDFSNDKHLKVDDYMIGGGAGLLMKPEPLFEAINSLQDTHIIYLTPSGKKFTQNDAKRLSKLSDITFICGRYEGIDERIIEEKVNEVFCIGDFILTGGELGALCMCDAIARNLNGVLGNPDSLEVESFEEGILEAPSFTKPFVYQGLSATSAFLKGNHDKISVLKNNMALCKTRFFRPDLYQKIKSPKKQKEKR; this is translated from the coding sequence ATGCGATTTAATTTCATTACTATTTTTCCGAATTTAGTAGAGCCTTATTTTAAGGATTCTATCCTTGGTAGAGCTGTAAATAATAGCATTGTAAAACTTAAATTTATAAATCCGCGTGATTTTAGTAATGATAAACACTTAAAAGTCGATGACTATATGATAGGTGGTGGGGCTGGACTTCTTATGAAACCAGAGCCATTATTTGAAGCTATAAACTCTTTACAAGATACACATATCATTTATCTTACGCCATCAGGTAAAAAATTTACTCAAAATGATGCAAAAAGACTATCCAAACTTAGCGATATTACTTTTATCTGCGGAAGATATGAGGGGATAGATGAGAGGATCATAGAAGAAAAAGTAAATGAGGTTTTTTGTATAGGGGATTTTATACTTACTGGTGGAGAGCTTGGAGCACTTTGTATGTGTGATGCTATAGCAAGAAATTTAAATGGTGTTTTAGGCAACCCAGATTCTTTAGAAGTTGAAAGTTTCGAAGAGGGAATTCTAGAAGCTCCAAGTTTTACGAAACCATTTGTTTATCAAGGCTTGAGTGCTACTTCAGCTTTTTTAAAGGGTAATCATGATAAAATCAGCGTTTTGAAAAACAATATGGCGTTGTGTAAAACTAGGTTCTTCCGCCCTGATTTATATCAAAAAATTAAATCGCCAAAAAAACAGAAGGAAAAAAGATGA